A region of the Fusobacteria bacterium ZRK30 genome:
TGGAGGGAGTGCAGTTCCACCCGGAAGCTCTCTTAACAGAGTGTGGACATGAGATGCTGGCTAATTTTTTGGCAGAAGCAAAAGAGAGGAAGACTTTAAATTAGGAGAATATCGATGAAGAGAGCGAAAATAATAGAGTTTAAAAGTGATTTAACTAGTATGGAGTTATTTGAAGCTGTTAAAAAAAATGGAAACTATCCGTTTTTTTTGGATAGCGGAATGGATAGTAAAAAATTAGGAAGATATTCATTTATAGGTGTAGATCCATTTTTAATGATAAAGTCAGAAGGAAAGAGAGTAAGTTTAGAGGAAGACGGGAAGACAAGAACAATAGATGGGAACCCCCTGGATATTTTACAGGAGAAATTAGACCTGTATAAGATCGAGAGGGAGGAGATCCCCTTTGTAGGTGGAGGAGTAGGTTATTTTTCCTATGAATTATCCCACTTAATGGAAAAACTACCAAATACAGTGAATAAAGAAGTGGATATTCCTGAAATGGTAATGGGTTTTTATGACGGGATCATAATAATAGATCATAAAGATGATAAAAAATATATAGGGGCAATAGGATTTAAAGAAAATATAGAGGAAATAATAAAAAAAACAGAAAATAGTATAAAAGAATATGAAAATAAATCAAAAATAGAAGAAAGAGAAAAAAAGATTCTAAAGAATAGAGAGATAAGTTCTAATATGACAGAGGATTATTATCTGTCATCTATAAAAAAATTAAAGGACTACATCTATTCTGGAGATATCTATCAGGTTAACTTCACCCAGAGATTTGAGTGTGATTTTGAAGGAAATTCCAATGAGTTATATAAAAATTTAAAATCGATAAACCCGGCTCCATTTGCTGCATATTTAGATTTTGGAGAGGGAGAAATAATATCCAGCTCCCCGGAAAGATTTATAAAACTGACTGATAGGACTATAGAAACCAGGCCTATGAAGGGAACTAGACCCCGTGGAAAATCCGAAGCAGAAGATAAAAAATTGAAGGAAGAACTAGTAAACAGTGAAAAAGACAGAGCTGAACTCCTAATGATAGTAGACCTTATGAGAAATGATATCAGCAGGGTGGCTGAAACAGGAAGTGTAAAGGTAACAGAGTTATTTCATCTGGAAGAATATGCCACTGTATTACAGATGGTAGCCACAATACAGGGGAAATTAAAGGATGAATTATCGGCAGTAGACATAATTAAAGCAACATTTCCAGGGGGCTCTATCACAGGCGCTCCTAAAATAAGAGCTATGGAGATAATAGATGAACTGGAAACAACAACCAGGAATATATATACCGGGAGTATCGGATATCTAGGATTTGATGGAAATATGGATCTGAATATTGCCATCAGAACAATAGTTTTAAAGGATAAGAAAGCATATTTTCAAGTAGGAGGAGGGGTCGTCTGGGATTCAGACCCCCACGAAGAATATGAAGAAAGCCTGGTAAAGGGCAGGGCATTGGTGAAGGCATTAAACATAACTTAGGAGTTGAGTATGATGAATTACATAATTTCAAATAATAAATTTATATCATCAGATGAGTTTAAAATGGATATAGAAGATGGTTTGCTATATGGATATGGGGTTTTCGAGACAATTTTATTAAAAGACAAGAAATTAATTTATTTAGAAGAGCACTATAACCGATTGATTAAAGCTGTTAAAAGACTTAAGATAAATATGGATCTTAATTTTGAGAAATTAAGCCTGTATTTAAACCTTTATATCCAAAAAAACTCCTTAGAAAATTCTGTTTTGAGGGTAACTGTCCTTAAAAACTCAGACTCCTTTGATATACTGGTGACTCACAGGGAAAATAAATATAAGAGCTCAAAATATAGAGAGGGATTTAAGATGGAAATATCTGAATTTAAAAGAAATCCCAACTCTATCATATCTGGTATTAAATCTGTTAATTATCTAGAAAATATATATGCCCTTAGGGAAGCTAAAAACATTGGCAGTGATGAAGTGTTATTTTTAGACTGTAAAAACTATATATCTGAAGGGGCAACTTCTAATATATTTTTTATCAAAGATGGAATGATTCATACACCTACAAAGGAATGCGGTCTGTTAAAGGGGATAATCAGGGAAAAACTTATAGAGATTATAGATAAAAATAAACATTTAGAGTTGAAGCAGGGATTTTTTTCACTAAAAAAACTATTGGAAGCAGATGAGGTGTTTTTGACCAATTCTATAATGGGAATTATGCCGGTATCAAAGATAGACCACACAACTTATGATTTAAAAAAATATCGTATAACGGATCTATTGGCAGAGGAACTTAGAAAATATTAAATTTTAAGGAAAAGATAGACTAAAGATGAGAAACTCTGAAAATAAATAAGATACTAGGAGGCATAAGATGAAAATACGTAGAAAAATAACGGTATTAATAGGAATACTGCTTATAGCAATAGTTTCTGTTGCCAGAGTAGACACAGAAAAGAAAGAACAGATGAATAAGGTATTATCGGATATATCTTTTTCTCTGGAAACAACTCACTATAAAGATTTAGATATAGATGATCAATTTTCTAAAAATGTATTAAAAAATTATCTGGATACATTGGATTACAACCATCAATATTTCACCCAGGCTGAGGTCGATGAAATTTATAAAAAATGGGGAAACCAATTAGATGATGACTTTCTAAATGGGAATTCCAGAGCAGCTTTTGAGATCTATGATGTCTATAAAGAGGCTGTAGAAAGGGTAAATAAATATCAGACTAAATTATTGAAAAACCCTAAAAGTTTAGATTTCACTCTGGATGAAAAGTTAGTTTATGACAGGGAAGATGAGCCATATTTTGTGACAAAAAAAGAATATGAAAGCCACTGGAAGAAGATGTTGAAATCATCGATTCTATCTCTAGAGGACTACGAAGAACTGACATATGAAGAGAGTATTGTTAGGATGAAAAGCAGGATGGAGACAAGAAAAAAATTGTTGGAGAAGAAAACTACAGATGATATATATTCATATTTTGTAAATGCTTTTTTAAAGGAATATGATCCTCATACAACCTATCTTTCTGCCAAGGAAATAGTGGATTTTAATATGAGTATGAAGCTGCAGCTTTCAGGGATAGGAGCGGTACTCACTGGGGAAAAGGGATTTATCAAGGTTGTAAAAATTATGCCTGACGGACCTGCTGCAAAGGGAAAGGAACTCCAGCCTGAGGACAAAATAATAGCCGTAGCCACAGATGGGAAGACATTTGAAGATATAATGGACTGGCCCCTGGGAGATGCAGTAAACCTTATTAGAGGGAAAGAGGGAACAACTGTAAAATTAAGGGTAATTCCAAGCGGGAGTAAAACAGCAAAAGAATATACTTTTGTAAGGGAAAATGTGAAATTAGAGGATAAGGGAGCCAGATATTTCATAAAGGAAGCTAAATCCAAGAACTCAAACTATAAGATAGGAGTAATCAATCTGCCTTCATTTTATATGGATTTTGATGCATATAGTAAGGGGGATAAAGATTATAAGAGTACTACCAGAGATGTAAAAAAAATTATTGAAAAATTAAATAAGGAAAATATAGATGGGCTGATCATAGACCTTAGAAATAATGGCGGAGGATCTCTCAGTGAAGTGAATAACCTTATGGGATTATTTATACCCTATGGTCCTGTAGTCCAGGTAAAGGAAGGAGGTCGTGTAAGTTATTTAGGGGACAGCGACATGACAACTTATTTTGATAAACCGGTAGTAGTAATGGTAAACAGACTCAGTGCATCTGCATCTGAAATTTTTGCAGCAGCAATGCAGGATTATGGACGTGGACTAATTGTAGGAACTCCTACTTTTGGAAAGGGAACAGTACAGACTATAAAACAGTTAGATCTTGGAGAGTTAAAATATACAAATGGTAAATTTTATCGTATAGATGGTGGCAGTACACAGCATAAAGGGGTAACGCCGGACATCTTATTTCCTCCTACATATGACAGTGCAGAGGTAGGGGAGAGTTCACTGGATAACCCACTCCCGTGGGATGAGGTAGACTCTCTGATAAATGGAGAAAATAGTAAAAATAACAATAAACTAAAAGAATATTTATCTAAAAAACATAAGGAAAGGATAGCTAGTAATCCCGACTTTATCTATAATATCAAAAGGTATGGTATTATCGAGGAGATAACAAAGGATAAAGAGGTATCTTTGAATAGAACAGTCAGAAAGATGGAAACTAAGGAATTAGAAGATAAATGGCTTAAAATAACTAATGAGAAGATGGTGGCTAAGAATGAACCACAACTTAAGGATTATAAAGCCTTGGAAGATTATAATAGAGGTAGAGCTAAAAAAGATGAACTTGAACTACTAAAAAAAGACGGTGAAATTATAGAAACTGTTAAGATATTAGCAGATGAGTTAGCCATAGGAAGAAAAAAATAAAAATTAAAAGCCTGAGTTTTGTATCTTACAAAACTCAGGCTTTTAAAATAAAAAAATACCAATAAATTACTATACAGTTACCGTTAGAAAAAACTTAGAATAAAATTAAAAAAAACTTAGAATATTTTTTTTAGAACTATTAACTCCAATAAAATAGGGAAGTATACTTAGTTTGTAAGATACAGATGAGGGGGGATTTTATGACAACAGTTACGGGAAAAAAAGAAGGACATCCAAAGGGATTTTGGTTGATGTGTTTCACTATTTTATGGGAAAGATTTAGTTATTATGGAATGACAGCTATATTGGTCTTATTTTTTACAGCAAACTTAACTCAGGGTGGGTTGGGGATGGACGTAAAAACTGCCACATCTCTTTTTGGTTTTTTTACTGGATTTATCTACTTAACACCAATAATTGGAGGGTGGCTGGCAGATAATTATTTAGGACAGCAAAAATGTATATTTATAGGGTGTGTGCTCATAGGAGTAGGAGATCTGATTTTATTTGGAAGTCAGAGCCAGACATCATTATACATTGCTTTGATAACTATAATAATAGGAAATGGTTTTTTTAAAGCCAGCGGAACTAATATTATAGGGAATTTATATCCTAAAGAGGATACAGCCAGGAAAGATGCCGCTTATAGTTTACAATATACGGCAGTTAATTTGGGAGCATTTTTAGCACCTTTAATAATAGGTTTAGTTGCGGATAATTTATTTTCTGTAGTTGGAGCAGATGGAACTATTATATTTTATGGGTATAAAGTAGCTTTTGCATTTTGTGGAGGAGGAATATTACTGGGTGCTTTTGTATTTAAGATGCTGGCTCCAGAATATCTGAAAGAAGTTGGGAGAGATCCTATAGCTCACAGCCATAAAAATAAAGATGGGAAGGTTATTAAGGAACCTTTAACAAAAGGTGAGAAAGATAAAGTATACGCTCTATTAATAATATGTGTTTTTGTGACAGTGTTTTGGACAGCCTTTAACCAATCTTATACCTCTTTTGCCCTTTACGCAAGGGATTTTGTAGACAGAGGTGTTGGAGGGTTCGATATACCTGTACCCTGGTTTACATCACTTAATTCAATTTTATGTGTGACAATAGCTCCTGTATTGGGGATTATTTGGATTAAATTATCCAAAACAAAAAGAGGGGACTTGTCTATTCCAGTAAAGATGTCTCTTGGGATGCTCCTTATGTCTTTAGGTTTTGGAATTATGGTTCTCTCTGTATTATCGACTAATGGAACTTCGGATCCTAGTGTCAAAGCTGGGTTGATATTTATAACAGGAACTTATTTTTTCAATACTGTAGGAGAACTTTGTTTATCTCCAGTAGGAAATGCCATGGTAAATAGGCTGGCTCCGGCTAAATATGCTACTTTATTTATGGGAATGTGGTTTTTAACAAACTTTTTTGCCAGTATATTCTCCGGTATAATAGCAGGATTTACTCAAAATTTTGGATTTTCTACAATATTTAGTGGAATAGGAATTTTGTTATTTATAATGTCAGTTTCATTGTTTAGTTTAAGAAAACCTCTTCTTCGATTGATGGGAGAGGAAAAAAGAGAAGCTGTATTGAAAAAAGCATAAGAAAAAAGGTGTTTTCCTCAAAGTGGGAAAACACCTTTTTTAATTAATAAAATATACCGCTGGAAAGATATCTCTCTCCAGTATCCATAATAAGAGTTAAGATTTTTTTTCCTTTATTCTCAGGACGTTTAGCCAGGTTTAAAGCTGTAGCTAAGTTTGCCCCAGAAGAAACTCCTCCTAAGATTCCCTCCTCCTTTGCTAACCTGTTAGTGATCTCCTGAGCCTCTTCATAGGAGATAGTAGCTATCTCATCCATAACAGAAGAATCAAATGTAGAAGGGATAAATCCGGCACTCATACCCATTCCCTGGATATCATGGGGACCAGTAACTCCTGTAGAGATGAATGGAGCTCTCATAGGTTCCACAGCAACAGTATAAATATCCTTATTTTTTTCCTTTAAATATTTTGAGACACCTGAAAAACTTCCACCGGTTCCTGTCCCACAGACAAAGATGTCCAATTCATCCTTAAAAGTTTCCCAAATCTCAGTTCCAGTAGAGTTGTAGTGTGCCATAGGATTAGCCGGGTTTGAAAATTGATCAGGAGCAAAACTGTTTGGATGTTGTTTCATTAGATCATCGAGTTTGCATAAACAGCCTTTCATCCCTTGAGACCCGTCAGTTAGAACCAATTCAGCACCATAGGCTTTTAAAAGCTGTCTTCTCTCTACACTTACACAGTCAGGCATGACAATGATCAGCTTATATCCTTTTACAGCACAGACCATAGCAAGGCCGATTCCTGTGTTTCCACTAGTTGATTCGATAATTGTATCCCCTTTTTTTAGCTGCCCATTTTTTTCGGCTTCCTCTATCATATTTAGAGCTACTCTATCCTTTACAGAACCGGCAGGGTTAAAAGATTCTAATTTAATATAGATATCTGCATGGGTATCGTTGATATTATTTATTTTTAAAATTGGAGTTCTTCCAACAGTTTCTAAGATGTTATTTAATATTTTCATTTTTATCCACCTCTATTAGTTATTTGATAATTCTCCTAATAGTATAACATCTA
Encoded here:
- the pabB gene encoding aminodeoxychorismate synthase component I, yielding MKRAKIIEFKSDLTSMELFEAVKKNGNYPFFLDSGMDSKKLGRYSFIGVDPFLMIKSEGKRVSLEEDGKTRTIDGNPLDILQEKLDLYKIEREEIPFVGGGVGYFSYELSHLMEKLPNTVNKEVDIPEMVMGFYDGIIIIDHKDDKKYIGAIGFKENIEEIIKKTENSIKEYENKSKIEEREKKILKNREISSNMTEDYYLSSIKKLKDYIYSGDIYQVNFTQRFECDFEGNSNELYKNLKSINPAPFAAYLDFGEGEIISSSPERFIKLTDRTIETRPMKGTRPRGKSEAEDKKLKEELVNSEKDRAELLMIVDLMRNDISRVAETGSVKVTELFHLEEYATVLQMVATIQGKLKDELSAVDIIKATFPGGSITGAPKIRAMEIIDELETTTRNIYTGSIGYLGFDGNMDLNIAIRTIVLKDKKAYFQVGGGVVWDSDPHEEYEESLVKGRALVKALNIT
- a CDS encoding aminotransferase class IV yields the protein MMNYIISNNKFISSDEFKMDIEDGLLYGYGVFETILLKDKKLIYLEEHYNRLIKAVKRLKINMDLNFEKLSLYLNLYIQKNSLENSVLRVTVLKNSDSFDILVTHRENKYKSSKYREGFKMEISEFKRNPNSIISGIKSVNYLENIYALREAKNIGSDEVLFLDCKNYISEGATSNIFFIKDGMIHTPTKECGLLKGIIREKLIEIIDKNKHLELKQGFFSLKKLLEADEVFLTNSIMGIMPVSKIDHTTYDLKKYRITDLLAEELRKY
- a CDS encoding carboxy terminal-processing peptidase, with protein sequence MKIRRKITVLIGILLIAIVSVARVDTEKKEQMNKVLSDISFSLETTHYKDLDIDDQFSKNVLKNYLDTLDYNHQYFTQAEVDEIYKKWGNQLDDDFLNGNSRAAFEIYDVYKEAVERVNKYQTKLLKNPKSLDFTLDEKLVYDREDEPYFVTKKEYESHWKKMLKSSILSLEDYEELTYEESIVRMKSRMETRKKLLEKKTTDDIYSYFVNAFLKEYDPHTTYLSAKEIVDFNMSMKLQLSGIGAVLTGEKGFIKVVKIMPDGPAAKGKELQPEDKIIAVATDGKTFEDIMDWPLGDAVNLIRGKEGTTVKLRVIPSGSKTAKEYTFVRENVKLEDKGARYFIKEAKSKNSNYKIGVINLPSFYMDFDAYSKGDKDYKSTTRDVKKIIEKLNKENIDGLIIDLRNNGGGSLSEVNNLMGLFIPYGPVVQVKEGGRVSYLGDSDMTTYFDKPVVVMVNRLSASASEIFAAAMQDYGRGLIVGTPTFGKGTVQTIKQLDLGELKYTNGKFYRIDGGSTQHKGVTPDILFPPTYDSAEVGESSLDNPLPWDEVDSLINGENSKNNNKLKEYLSKKHKERIASNPDFIYNIKRYGIIEEITKDKEVSLNRTVRKMETKELEDKWLKITNEKMVAKNEPQLKDYKALEDYNRGRAKKDELELLKKDGEIIETVKILADELAIGRKK
- a CDS encoding peptide MFS transporter; its protein translation is MTTVTGKKEGHPKGFWLMCFTILWERFSYYGMTAILVLFFTANLTQGGLGMDVKTATSLFGFFTGFIYLTPIIGGWLADNYLGQQKCIFIGCVLIGVGDLILFGSQSQTSLYIALITIIIGNGFFKASGTNIIGNLYPKEDTARKDAAYSLQYTAVNLGAFLAPLIIGLVADNLFSVVGADGTIIFYGYKVAFAFCGGGILLGAFVFKMLAPEYLKEVGRDPIAHSHKNKDGKVIKEPLTKGEKDKVYALLIICVFVTVFWTAFNQSYTSFALYARDFVDRGVGGFDIPVPWFTSLNSILCVTIAPVLGIIWIKLSKTKRGDLSIPVKMSLGMLLMSLGFGIMVLSVLSTNGTSDPSVKAGLIFITGTYFFNTVGELCLSPVGNAMVNRLAPAKYATLFMGMWFLTNFFASIFSGIIAGFTQNFGFSTIFSGIGILLFIMSVSLFSLRKPLLRLMGEEKREAVLKKA
- the cysK gene encoding cysteine synthase A, giving the protein MKILNNILETVGRTPILKINNINDTHADIYIKLESFNPAGSVKDRVALNMIEEAEKNGQLKKGDTIIESTSGNTGIGLAMVCAVKGYKLIIVMPDCVSVERRQLLKAYGAELVLTDGSQGMKGCLCKLDDLMKQHPNSFAPDQFSNPANPMAHYNSTGTEIWETFKDELDIFVCGTGTGGSFSGVSKYLKEKNKDIYTVAVEPMRAPFISTGVTGPHDIQGMGMSAGFIPSTFDSSVMDEIATISYEEAQEITNRLAKEEGILGGVSSGANLATALNLAKRPENKGKKILTLIMDTGERYLSSGIFY